One stretch of Pedobacter riviphilus DNA includes these proteins:
- a CDS encoding NAD-dependent epimerase/dehydratase family protein — METVANKYLKVLVTGASGFIGRKLSFALAEMGYDVVALCRDINHPFLIQHRNIQFVKGDVLNPESLEKAMKDCYQVYHTAAMAKMWCRNEQDFYDVNVIGTRNVLNCALKVGVERVVHTSTCGVWGPTLNLPISENDPRAVGFPISYERTKYLAELEVKEFVKKGLDVVIVNPSRVYGDGPITDSNTVSKMVTGYIKGTWHFIPGDGKAIANYAFVDDVVDGHIAAMQYGRNGERYILGGADVSFNGFFGMLRRITGKQRNLYKIPVSIIKTYSLLEYLKSKLFNLSPFFLPEFADRLKCNQQYSSNKAITELNYRITPFAIGLGKTINHFKSN, encoded by the coding sequence ATGGAAACAGTAGCAAATAAATACCTTAAGGTTTTGGTTACGGGTGCATCAGGCTTTATCGGCCGTAAATTAAGTTTTGCCCTGGCAGAAATGGGCTACGATGTAGTAGCCCTTTGTAGAGATATCAATCATCCGTTTCTTATTCAGCACAGAAATATCCAGTTTGTAAAAGGTGATGTTTTAAATCCTGAAAGCTTAGAAAAAGCAATGAAAGATTGTTATCAGGTTTATCATACCGCGGCGATGGCTAAAATGTGGTGCAGAAACGAACAGGATTTCTACGATGTAAATGTAATTGGGACAAGAAATGTACTCAATTGTGCATTGAAAGTAGGCGTAGAAAGGGTAGTGCATACCTCAACCTGTGGTGTGTGGGGCCCAACATTAAATTTACCGATTTCGGAGAACGACCCAAGGGCAGTTGGTTTTCCCATCAGTTATGAACGTACAAAATACCTGGCTGAGTTAGAGGTGAAAGAATTTGTGAAAAAGGGATTGGACGTGGTAATTGTAAACCCATCAAGAGTATATGGTGATGGACCAATTACGGATAGTAATACGGTGAGTAAAATGGTTACGGGTTATATAAAGGGTACCTGGCATTTTATTCCGGGCGATGGAAAAGCAATTGCCAACTATGCTTTTGTAGATGATGTGGTGGATGGGCATATTGCGGCCATGCAATATGGCAGGAATGGCGAACGATACATTTTGGGTGGTGCTGATGTTTCTTTTAATGGGTTTTTCGGCATGTTAAGACGGATCACGGGTAAACAAAGAAATTTGTATAAAATTCCCGTAAGCATTATTAAAACGTATAGTTTGCTTGAATATTTAAAGTCGAAACTCTTTAATCTTAGTCCATTTTTTCTGCCAGAGTTTGCCGATAGGTTGAAATGCAATCAACAATATTCGAGCAATAAAGCCATTACTGAACTAAATTATCGGATAACACCTTTTGCAATAGGTTTAGGTAAAACCATTAATCACTTTAAATCTAATTAG
- a CDS encoding STN and carboxypeptidase regulatory-like domain-containing protein — translation MRTLKITVIFLLFFSSNIKAQSNLSRNISLNIEQQKLGSVLAMIEERGGFRFSYNSNILPVDSLISIHENNLNIAETLDKILNHKFEYRQSGNFVIIRYAPLELVLLVNESVGNPEHYTITGQVVDKQTNKPIRDASIYERNLLVSEISDGNGYFLMRLKNITQPISLTVSKENYKSTVTHFLAEVNITNRKEDSDERFLSGNLGDVERTWLGNTLVTAQQKIQSINIGGFISKAPFQFSLIPSLNSHGSLSGQVVNKFSLNVIGAYSAGVDGGEIGFIFNINKSNVQYFQFAGAFNLVGGNVRGAQIAGFFNDVIGDVQAAQIALAYNRVGKSFEGFQIGGIYNKVNQDFRGMQVSLGLNDIGKNFNGFQIGTLNLIPEKQEGVQIGLASNIVNGESHGMQIAGIVNLNKESNGLNIAGLGNYTANTASGLQTGAINYAKNLKGVQLGVFNISNQNDGYSIGLINVALKGYHKFSVGTNESTTYNFTYKGGSKRLYNMLMFGMNKKSVEKIYTGGLGFGKEMKLFNSVSLNPEISCQFVYQGSWDYINLLNKFELPINIRLNKWLAIQGGPSVNVYHTKQNTKIGDFGLLQEKHKDFTFNDSRYTGWLGWNVGLVVL, via the coding sequence ATGCGTACGCTCAAAATCACTGTTATTTTTCTCCTTTTTTTCAGTTCCAACATAAAAGCACAATCCAATTTATCCAGAAATATCTCCCTCAATATCGAGCAGCAAAAACTAGGTTCAGTATTGGCGATGATAGAGGAGAGAGGCGGATTCAGATTTTCTTACAACAGTAATATATTACCTGTAGACAGTTTAATCAGTATTCACGAAAACAACTTAAATATTGCCGAAACGCTCGATAAAATATTAAATCATAAGTTCGAATACCGCCAATCTGGTAATTTTGTGATTATCAGGTATGCGCCGCTCGAACTGGTTTTGTTGGTTAACGAATCGGTTGGTAACCCCGAGCATTATACCATTACGGGCCAGGTGGTAGATAAACAGACCAATAAACCAATCCGAGATGCTAGTATTTACGAGCGAAATCTGTTGGTTTCCGAAATATCGGATGGGAACGGTTATTTTTTGATGCGGTTAAAAAACATCACACAGCCTATATCGTTAACGGTAAGTAAAGAAAATTATAAGTCTACTGTTACTCATTTCCTGGCTGAAGTGAACATTACCAATAGAAAGGAAGACTCTGACGAAAGATTTTTGAGTGGCAATTTGGGCGATGTAGAAAGGACCTGGTTGGGTAATACTTTGGTTACGGCACAACAGAAAATCCAGTCGATTAATATCGGTGGTTTTATCTCTAAAGCCCCGTTTCAGTTTTCGCTTATTCCTAGTTTAAACTCACATGGCTCATTGAGCGGTCAGGTAGTGAACAAATTTTCGCTTAATGTTATTGGCGCTTATAGCGCAGGGGTAGATGGGGGTGAAATTGGTTTTATTTTCAATATCAACAAAAGCAATGTGCAGTATTTCCAGTTTGCCGGAGCTTTTAACCTGGTTGGGGGAAATGTACGCGGAGCACAGATAGCTGGCTTTTTTAATGATGTAATAGGCGATGTCCAGGCCGCTCAGATTGCTTTAGCTTATAACCGTGTAGGCAAGAGTTTTGAAGGCTTTCAGATAGGTGGGATTTATAACAAAGTGAATCAGGATTTCAGGGGGATGCAGGTGTCATTAGGTTTAAATGATATTGGCAAAAACTTTAATGGCTTTCAGATTGGGACGCTAAACCTTATCCCTGAAAAACAGGAAGGCGTTCAAATTGGGCTTGCCAGCAATATCGTGAACGGAGAATCGCATGGTATGCAGATTGCCGGAATAGTCAACTTGAATAAAGAATCTAATGGATTAAATATAGCAGGACTCGGAAATTATACTGCAAATACCGCAAGTGGATTACAAACAGGTGCAATCAATTACGCTAAAAATTTAAAAGGTGTTCAGCTTGGAGTTTTTAATATTTCAAATCAAAATGATGGCTATTCAATTGGGCTCATTAATGTTGCATTAAAGGGCTATCACAAATTTAGTGTTGGTACCAATGAAAGTACCACTTACAACTTTACCTACAAAGGAGGTAGTAAACGTTTGTACAATATGCTGATGTTCGGTATGAACAAAAAATCTGTCGAAAAAATATACACCGGTGGACTGGGTTTTGGAAAAGAAATGAAATTGTTCAATAGTGTTTCCTTAAATCCCGAAATCAGCTGCCAATTTGTATACCAAGGCAGCTGGGATTATATTAATCTGCTAAACAAATTTGAACTCCCGATAAACATCAGGTTAAATAAATGGCTGGCCATTCAGGGTGGCCCATCGGTTAATGTGTACCATACCAAACAAAATACGAAAATTGGTGATTTTGGACTATTGCAGGAAAAACATAAAGATTTCACGTTCAACGATTCGAGATATACAGGATGGCTAGGATGGAATGTGGGCTTGGTGGTTTTATAA
- a CDS encoding DUF6134 family protein → MIPALIIWLCKKYFAPKTYKTFSSKSLINPKSVASVLFLICSFSSAFAQQSKFNIKRNGEVIGQMHFQQKDEGDDVYLKITSKVQTRFLIKINVETEDLAHFKNGKLLSSNVNRVVNGNTKEAKKTSWVNNVYQLKTGDKASIITQSISYNMMLLYVKEPVNIPEIYSDNFQCFIPIQKNGAHQYRVNLPDGNYNDYYFENGICKLVVVNHSLYTIRMERV, encoded by the coding sequence ATGATTCCTGCATTAATTATTTGGCTTTGCAAGAAATATTTTGCTCCAAAAACCTACAAAACATTCTCCTCCAAAAGCCTAATCAATCCAAAAAGTGTTGCTTCGGTGCTCTTTCTTATCTGTTCATTTTCATCGGCTTTTGCACAGCAAAGTAAATTTAACATTAAGCGCAATGGCGAAGTAATTGGTCAGATGCATTTTCAGCAGAAAGATGAGGGAGATGATGTTTATCTAAAAATAACTTCAAAGGTTCAAACCCGATTTCTAATCAAAATTAATGTAGAAACAGAAGATTTGGCACATTTTAAGAATGGCAAGCTGCTCAGTTCAAATGTAAATAGAGTGGTAAATGGCAATACCAAAGAAGCTAAGAAAACAAGTTGGGTAAATAATGTTTATCAGCTTAAAACAGGCGATAAAGCAAGTATAATAACCCAATCCATCAGTTATAATATGATGCTTTTATATGTTAAAGAACCAGTTAATATCCCCGAAATTTATTCAGATAATTTTCAGTGTTTTATTCCCATTCAAAAAAATGGAGCCCACCAGTACAGGGTCAATCTTCCGGACGGGAATTATAACGATTACTATTTCGAAAACGGAATATGCAAACTGGTCGTTGTAAATCATTCATTGTACACCATTAGAATGGAAAGGGTTTAG
- a CDS encoding RNA polymerase sigma factor, protein MESNDTHLIGLIKSGNKQAFDEVFLKHFKSLHAYAFTIIKEKDDAEEIVQNVFVRIWTKRAQLKTDGFLKSFLYRSVHNESLNYLKHQKVRSNFNIHYADAVKNDIGNLNTEIVATELEKNIHSAINELPEKCRNVFQLSRFDQMKYQEIADALNISIKTVENQMGKP, encoded by the coding sequence ATGGAGAGTAACGATACCCATCTTATCGGATTAATTAAAAGCGGTAATAAACAGGCTTTCGACGAAGTGTTTTTGAAGCATTTCAAAAGCCTGCATGCCTATGCTTTTACCATAATTAAAGAAAAAGATGATGCTGAAGAGATCGTTCAAAACGTGTTTGTGCGCATATGGACAAAAAGAGCGCAACTTAAAACAGATGGGTTTTTAAAATCATTTCTCTACCGTTCGGTGCATAACGAAAGCCTAAATTATTTGAAACATCAAAAAGTAAGATCAAATTTTAACATTCATTATGCCGATGCTGTGAAAAACGATATAGGAAACTTAAATACAGAGATTGTGGCTACAGAACTGGAAAAAAATATCCATTCGGCAATAAACGAGCTGCCCGAAAAATGCAGAAATGTATTTCAGTTGAGCAGGTTCGACCAGATGAAATATCAGGAAATCGCCGATGCACTAAATATTTCTATCAAAACGGTAGAAAACCAGATGGGGAAGCCTTAA
- a CDS encoding efflux RND transporter permease subunit: MWVKLSRFILQNRIAIIVFFVLGTIFMAYQAKNVKLSYTGSKILPVTDSAFIKYNAFKKTFGEDGSAMVLGIQSPDIFKKEVYNQWVQLSNEIQKLKGIKQVLSSGRIFQLEKDTVNQKFILKPLPGGLVKTNTEMDSIKNTIYSNPFFEGLVYNRQNATLMAITFDTKILNTAERNPILKEIEAKAKAFQTTTKIQVHISGLPYIRTAVSKLVSNEFVLFLGLSILVSALILLFFFKKFYAVFFPILVVVMGVIWSIGTLVLFGFELTILTGLIPPLIVIIGIPNSILLLNKYQNELRKHGDKQKALSITIERIAITTLIANITAAIGFGVLYFTGSELLMQFGSVASINVMVTWLMCLCLIPIIFSYLPAPKLKAQNHVEEGFLHKLLVKTDTLVQHKSGLIYIGTIIISIIAFIGVMKINVNGYVVDDLPKNSEILTDLKFFEKNFEGILPLEVSVDTKKKNGVFNLTNLKRMEKLEKMISSYPEFSRSISVNMGLKYATQAFYNNDSTFFRLPDNLEKNFILAYIANGGKGNASLLTNFISKGNQSTRISFQMADVGSKRLDAIMAELKPRIDSILPPSKFDVELTGSSIIFSKGTDYMLRHLVESIALAIVLISLLRLAQFKSLGIMFISLLPNIVPLIITAGIMGYFGISLKPSTILIFTIAFGLASDQTIYFLTRYQQELNLTNFSVPKVITDTITETGVSMTHIALILFFGFGIFTASTFGGTVVLGLLLSITLLVALIFNLTLLPALVLWLDKKKVRKLVSDEESAKNIGEFDH, encoded by the coding sequence ATGTGGGTTAAGCTATCGAGATTTATTCTTCAGAACCGTATCGCAATCATCGTATTTTTCGTATTAGGAACAATTTTTATGGCTTATCAGGCCAAAAATGTAAAACTCTCCTACACCGGGAGTAAAATCCTGCCTGTTACCGATAGCGCTTTCATCAAATACAATGCCTTTAAAAAAACTTTCGGGGAAGATGGAAGTGCGATGGTGTTAGGGATACAATCGCCTGATATTTTTAAAAAAGAAGTTTACAACCAATGGGTTCAGCTTTCGAACGAGATCCAGAAATTAAAAGGCATTAAGCAGGTTTTATCTTCAGGAAGGATTTTTCAACTGGAAAAAGATACTGTAAACCAAAAATTTATTTTAAAACCGTTACCTGGTGGCCTGGTTAAAACCAATACTGAGATGGATTCGATTAAGAACACCATTTATAGCAATCCTTTTTTTGAGGGGCTGGTTTACAACCGTCAGAATGCTACCTTAATGGCCATTACTTTTGATACCAAAATCTTAAATACTGCTGAGCGTAACCCTATTTTAAAAGAGATTGAGGCAAAGGCAAAGGCTTTTCAAACGACTACAAAAATTCAGGTGCATATTTCGGGCCTACCTTATATCCGCACTGCTGTAAGTAAACTGGTGAGTAACGAGTTTGTGTTGTTCTTAGGTTTATCAATATTGGTTTCTGCCCTGATCTTATTGTTTTTCTTCAAGAAATTCTATGCGGTGTTCTTTCCTATTTTAGTGGTAGTAATGGGGGTAATCTGGAGTATTGGCACATTGGTACTGTTTGGTTTCGAACTTACTATTTTAACAGGGCTGATTCCACCACTTATTGTAATTATCGGTATTCCAAACAGTATTTTGTTGCTAAATAAATATCAGAATGAGCTCAGAAAGCATGGCGATAAACAAAAAGCTTTAAGCATAACCATCGAACGGATTGCTATTACCACGCTGATTGCGAACATTACTGCGGCTATCGGATTTGGGGTATTATATTTTACCGGAAGTGAACTTTTGATGCAATTTGGTAGTGTAGCCTCTATTAACGTAATGGTTACCTGGTTAATGTGTTTATGTCTGATCCCGATTATTTTTAGCTACTTACCAGCGCCCAAACTTAAGGCACAAAACCACGTTGAAGAAGGCTTTTTGCATAAATTATTAGTCAAAACCGATACGCTGGTGCAGCATAAAAGTGGATTGATTTATATCGGAACGATTATCATATCCATCATTGCCTTTATTGGTGTGATGAAAATTAATGTTAATGGTTATGTGGTTGATGACCTACCTAAAAACTCGGAGATTTTAACGGATTTAAAGTTCTTTGAGAAAAATTTTGAGGGCATTTTACCCTTAGAAGTAAGCGTAGATACCAAGAAAAAGAATGGTGTTTTCAATTTAACCAATCTGAAAAGAATGGAGAAGCTGGAAAAGATGATTTCTTCCTATCCTGAGTTTTCGCGTTCTATTTCGGTAAACATGGGCTTAAAATATGCTACTCAAGCCTTCTACAATAACGATTCTACCTTTTTCCGTTTGCCGGATAATTTAGAAAAGAATTTTATTTTGGCCTATATTGCCAATGGCGGCAAAGGAAATGCAAGTTTGTTAACCAACTTTATCAGCAAAGGAAATCAAAGTACGAGGATCAGTTTTCAAATGGCTGATGTTGGCTCGAAACGTTTAGACGCTATAATGGCCGAGTTAAAACCGCGTATCGATAGTATCTTACCTCCATCTAAATTTGATGTAGAACTTACTGGCTCGAGCATTATCTTCTCGAAAGGGACTGATTATATGTTAAGGCATTTAGTAGAAAGCATTGCACTTGCTATTGTATTAATCTCTCTTTTAAGACTAGCACAGTTTAAGAGTTTGGGCATCATGTTTATTTCGCTATTGCCCAACATTGTTCCTTTAATTATTACCGCAGGGATTATGGGTTATTTTGGAATCTCCTTAAAACCTTCTACTATATTAATTTTTACCATCGCCTTTGGTTTAGCGTCCGATCAGACCATTTATTTCTTAACGCGTTATCAGCAGGAATTAAACCTGACCAATTTCAGTGTACCAAAAGTAATTACCGATACCATTACCGAAACAGGCGTGAGCATGACACATATCGCTTTAATCTTATTCTTCGGCTTCGGAATATTTACCGCCTCTACTTTCGGAGGAACGGTAGTACTTGGCCTGCTCCTATCCATAACCCTATTGGTGGCTTTAATTTTCAATTTAACTTTATTGCCAGCACTGGTATTATGGTTAGACAAAAAGAAAGTAAGGAAACTGGTATCTGATGAAGAATCCGCAAAAAATATTGGTGAGTTTGACCACTAA
- a CDS encoding SDR family NAD(P)-dependent oxidoreductase, with amino-acid sequence MKQLTALITGASEGLGKSFAIESARRGLGLVLVSLPNSGLEHLANYLRVNFNSKVFCIEIDLTKSTSAAEIFEKLKVNKIEVNVLINNAGLGNWSWFEDKNVDFYRTQIELNITNTVLLTRLFLNHIDKSKASYILNVGSLGGHFIVPKKQVYGATKSFIGYFTRCLQLELSGTNVHISLLSPGGINTKPELLVMNNELKGFAKATILEADYVAQIAMDGMLKGKKEIIPGLANRFLLVLDKIIPAFLKEIIIRRKLKSILTT; translated from the coding sequence ATGAAACAATTAACAGCATTAATTACCGGTGCAAGTGAGGGGTTGGGTAAGTCTTTCGCCATCGAATCTGCCAGACGCGGACTTGGCTTGGTATTAGTCTCTTTGCCCAATAGTGGACTGGAACATTTAGCAAATTATCTGCGTGTAAACTTTAACAGTAAGGTATTCTGTATCGAAATAGATTTAACTAAAAGTACTTCTGCTGCCGAAATATTTGAGAAATTAAAGGTAAACAAGATCGAGGTTAATGTTTTGATCAACAATGCAGGCTTAGGAAACTGGAGCTGGTTTGAAGATAAAAATGTCGATTTTTATAGAACACAGATCGAGCTTAATATTACCAATACGGTTTTGCTTACACGGTTATTTTTAAACCATATCGATAAAAGTAAGGCAAGCTATATTTTAAATGTAGGGAGTTTAGGTGGACATTTTATCGTTCCAAAAAAACAGGTTTACGGAGCTACCAAATCTTTTATAGGTTATTTTACCCGTTGTTTACAACTTGAATTAAGTGGCACTAATGTGCACATCAGTTTGCTTAGTCCTGGCGGAATTAATACCAAGCCAGAATTATTGGTAATGAACAATGAGCTGAAAGGTTTTGCCAAAGCTACAATTTTGGAAGCCGATTATGTAGCCCAGATAGCCATGGATGGTATGCTGAAAGGCAAGAAAGAAATTATACCGGGGTTGGCCAATCGTTTTTTATTGGTGTTGGATAAAATTATACCAGCCTTTTTAAAAGAAATTATAATTAGACGTAAATTGAAATCGATTTTAACAACTTAG
- a CDS encoding FecR family protein, producing MNKNYTNINDDLLAKYLLGEATVPEIEQVEAWAASNLDNRKQLEDFKTILEKSKLQIDPEIDEQQALARLNARLETEKKTISNTFILRWVAVVFIFFSAGLFFYNNLIGNKINVNSGESTLTQALPDGSTAILNKQSALSFVGGFFNKTRDVKLKGEAFFKVSADKSKPFIISVNDVQVTVVGTAFNVKSNGKDVVVIVESGIVKVNNQNDSVRLTAGERVEVSEDQRHLSKGENQGKLYNYYYSNELVCDGTPLNDLVAVLNEKFKSNIVIVNPALKSLPISTTFKNESLKEILNVIAETFKIKVEYGQGIIKLK from the coding sequence ATGAATAAAAATTATACAAATATTAATGATGATTTACTGGCAAAATACTTGCTCGGAGAAGCTACTGTGCCCGAAATTGAGCAGGTTGAAGCTTGGGCAGCATCAAATCTGGATAACCGCAAGCAACTAGAAGATTTTAAGACAATACTGGAGAAAAGCAAACTTCAGATCGATCCTGAAATTGACGAACAGCAGGCTTTAGCACGATTAAATGCTCGTTTAGAAACCGAAAAAAAAACAATCAGCAATACATTTATTTTACGTTGGGTGGCTGTGGTATTTATATTTTTTAGTGCCGGCTTATTTTTCTACAACAATTTAATCGGTAATAAAATAAATGTAAATAGTGGAGAAAGCACTTTAACACAAGCGCTGCCTGATGGTTCTACCGCAATACTGAATAAACAATCTGCACTTTCTTTTGTAGGTGGATTTTTTAATAAAACCCGTGACGTGAAATTAAAAGGAGAGGCTTTTTTTAAGGTCAGTGCCGACAAATCGAAGCCTTTTATCATCAGCGTTAACGATGTTCAGGTAACTGTTGTAGGTACGGCGTTTAATGTGAAAAGTAACGGAAAAGATGTTGTAGTAATTGTAGAAAGCGGGATCGTTAAGGTAAACAATCAAAATGATAGTGTACGTTTAACTGCTGGAGAGCGGGTAGAAGTTAGTGAAGATCAACGGCATTTATCTAAGGGAGAAAATCAGGGCAAACTGTACAATTACTATTATTCGAATGAATTGGTTTGCGATGGAACGCCGCTTAACGATCTTGTGGCTGTACTTAATGAAAAATTTAAATCCAATATTGTTATTGTAAATCCTGCATTAAAGTCGCTTCCAATCAGTACAACATTTAAAAACGAATCGCTTAAAGAAATCCTGAATGTAATTGCCGAAACTTTTAAGATTAAGGTAGAATACGGACAGGGTATAATTAAACTTAAGTAA
- a CDS encoding isoleucyl-tRNA synthetase → MIKLLKLQKAVFILIAGVLSFIAYKILDANEVKGSIYFQMLAGVLIIIGALWLLYPILFAKKDNDGNAEIITDPTVEVPVDEEEKKPATE, encoded by the coding sequence ATGATTAAGCTCTTAAAATTGCAGAAAGCCGTTTTCATCCTCATCGCTGGCGTACTTTCTTTTATCGCCTACAAGATTTTAGATGCAAATGAGGTAAAAGGAAGTATCTATTTTCAAATGCTGGCGGGCGTGCTGATTATTATTGGTGCGTTGTGGCTGTTATATCCAATTTTATTTGCCAAAAAAGATAACGATGGCAATGCAGAAATCATTACCGATCCAACAGTAGAAGTTCCGGTAGATGAAGAGGAGAAAAAACCTGCTACAGAATAA